A genomic stretch from Pseudomonas alkylphenolica includes:
- a CDS encoding TPM domain-containing protein → MTLLSEFEQRQVAEAIARVERRTDAELVTVLATRADDYAYIPLLWASLLALLVPGAVYYLGGWLSVNGLLIAQWLTFIVLSLVFRLPSLTTRLIPRTVRHWRASNLARRQFLEQNLHHTAGSTGVLIFVSEAERYVEILVDEGISRHLDNQVWDGIVQRFTEQVRQGQTLQGFVTCIEACGELLSQHVPLTHERNELPNRLVVLA, encoded by the coding sequence ATGACATTGCTCAGTGAATTTGAACAACGCCAGGTCGCCGAGGCCATCGCCCGGGTCGAGCGGCGCACCGATGCCGAACTGGTCACCGTACTGGCGACCCGTGCCGACGACTATGCCTATATCCCCTTGCTCTGGGCCAGCCTGCTGGCCTTGCTGGTGCCGGGCGCTGTTTACTACCTGGGAGGCTGGTTGAGCGTAAACGGCTTGCTGATCGCCCAGTGGCTGACCTTCATCGTCTTGAGCCTGGTGTTTCGTCTACCCAGCCTGACCACCCGCCTGATCCCGCGTACGGTGCGCCACTGGCGCGCCTCGAACCTGGCCCGGCGGCAGTTCCTGGAGCAGAACCTGCACCATACGGCGGGCAGTACCGGGGTGCTGATTTTCGTCAGCGAGGCTGAGCGCTACGTTGAAATCCTGGTTGATGAGGGGATCTCCCGGCATCTGGATAACCAGGTGTGGGACGGCATTGTCCAGCGCTTTACCGAACAGGTGCGCCAGGGCCAGACCCTGCAGGGTTTTGTCACCTGTATCGAGGCCTGTGGCGAACTGCTGAGCCAGCACGTGCCCTTGACCCATGAGCGCAACGAGCTGCCCAACCGTCTGGTGGTCCTGGCTTGA
- a CDS encoding TPM domain-containing protein: MRLLHWTLLLALLIVTPLRAEPSFPALTGRVVDNAGLLDAGSRDQLERMLTAHEQATGEQVVVVTVKDLQGLPIEDFGYQLGRHWGIGQKGKDNGALLIVAPQARKLRIEVGYGLEERLTDAQASVIITGIITPAFRRGEFSLGIVQGTAAILQVLGGNPLAEPSRAQGGGEEGAPAWAVGLFVLLIIVVFAAQSMGIGGGRGGRGGMGGLGGGFGGGYGGFGGGGGGGGFSGGGGGFGGGGSSGGW, from the coding sequence ATGCGTCTGTTGCACTGGACGCTGCTGCTGGCGCTACTGATCGTCACGCCGCTGCGTGCCGAGCCAAGCTTCCCGGCCCTGACCGGCCGGGTGGTGGACAATGCCGGATTGCTCGACGCCGGCAGCCGCGATCAACTCGAACGCATGCTCACGGCCCATGAACAGGCCACTGGCGAGCAGGTCGTGGTGGTCACGGTAAAGGATCTGCAAGGGCTGCCCATCGAGGACTTCGGCTACCAGCTTGGCCGCCACTGGGGTATCGGCCAGAAGGGCAAGGACAACGGCGCGCTGTTGATCGTCGCGCCGCAGGCGCGCAAGCTGCGCATCGAAGTCGGCTATGGCCTGGAAGAGCGGCTGACCGATGCCCAGGCGTCAGTGATCATCACTGGCATCATCACCCCGGCGTTTCGCCGCGGCGAGTTCAGCCTGGGCATCGTCCAGGGCACGGCGGCAATCCTCCAGGTATTGGGCGGCAACCCCTTGGCCGAGCCGTCGCGGGCTCAAGGCGGCGGTGAAGAGGGCGCGCCGGCCTGGGCCGTGGGTTTGTTCGTATTGCTGATTATCGTGGTCTTCGCTGCGCAATCCATGGGGATCGGCGGCGGCCGTGGTGGCCGTGGCGGCATGGGTGGTTTGGGCGGTGGTTTCGGCGGCGGCTATGGCGGGTTTGGTGGTGGCGGCGGCGGTGGTGGTTTCAGCGGCGGTGGCGGCGGCTTCGGCGGTGGTGGATCCTCCGGTGGCTGGTAG
- a CDS encoding DMT family transporter codes for MSSRENTGMALGLLGVIIFSLTLPMTRIVVQELHPLLNGLGRALLAAIPAAALLLWRREKWPTWQQIKGLSLVALGVILGFPVFSAWAMQTVPASHGALVNGLQPLCVAFYAAWLSHERPSKAFWACAALGSALVLVYAMIMGAGQIQAGDLLMLAAIAVGGLGYAEGGRLAREMGGWQVICWALVLASPLLIGPVVYLALQHQGPVSAQAWWAFGYVSLFSQFIGFFAWYAGLALGGIARVSQIQLLQIFFTIAFSALFFGEQVEPITWVFAAGVIGTVVLGRKTRVHPAPIAHSHRV; via the coding sequence ATGTCCAGCCGCGAAAACACCGGAATGGCCCTTGGCCTGCTCGGTGTCATCATCTTCAGCCTGACCCTGCCGATGACCCGGATCGTCGTACAGGAACTGCATCCGTTGCTCAACGGCCTCGGCCGCGCCCTGCTGGCGGCAATCCCGGCGGCGGCATTGCTGCTCTGGCGTCGGGAGAAATGGCCGACCTGGCAACAGATCAAAGGCCTGAGCCTGGTGGCGCTGGGGGTGATCCTTGGCTTTCCGGTGTTTTCCGCCTGGGCCATGCAGACGGTGCCTGCGTCCCACGGTGCCCTGGTCAACGGTCTGCAGCCGTTATGCGTCGCCTTCTATGCGGCCTGGCTTTCGCACGAACGGCCGTCGAAGGCCTTCTGGGCCTGCGCCGCGCTGGGCAGTGCATTGGTGCTGGTGTACGCGATGATCATGGGTGCCGGGCAGATTCAGGCCGGTGACTTGTTGATGCTGGCGGCCATTGCCGTCGGCGGCCTGGGTTATGCCGAAGGTGGACGACTGGCGCGCGAGATGGGCGGCTGGCAGGTGATCTGCTGGGCCCTGGTGCTGGCCAGCCCGCTGTTGATCGGCCCGGTGGTGTACCTGGCCCTGCAACATCAGGGGCCGGTCAGTGCACAGGCCTGGTGGGCTTTTGGCTATGTGTCGCTGTTCTCGCAGTTCATCGGCTTCTTTGCCTGGTATGCCGGGCTGGCCCTGGGCGGCATTGCGCGGGTCAGTCAGATTCAGCTGCTGCAGATTTTCTTCACCATCGCCTTTTCCGCGCTGTTCTTTGGTGAGCAGGTCGAGCCAATTACCTGGGTGTTTGCTGCGGGGGTGATCGGTACTGTGGTGTTGGGGCGCAAGACCCGCGTACACCCGGCACCCATTGCCCACTCCCACAGGGTTTGA
- a CDS encoding class I SAM-dependent methyltransferase, giving the protein MSDSPTAQAAPDARAQFLSLLATSLQQNALIKLVLARHVGTEEALQRIIAKPLSVKGQACLSFVYRYQTRDITRNLPNDEALALVAELLPGSFRNAHLLSLSDEAQLEFSKKGKPMLHRSAVQQERQVPAGEHDREKKRYLELSRPFLHDLGVTDKQQALIPAMSRKWKQINKFIEVFSHALNAAPLAADQPLRVADFGSGKGYLTFAIHDYLRNTLQREAQVTGVELRQDMVELCNSAAKRLEHPGLVFECGDVRSVVPSAIEVMIALHACDIATDYAIHTGIRCGAAIIMCSPCCHKQIRPQLHSPGLLKPMLQYGLHLGQQAEMLTDSLRALYLEACGYETKVFEFISLEHTNKNKMILAVKRQTPGDSTALLEKIQQLKEFYGVKEHCLETLLRADGLIAA; this is encoded by the coding sequence ATGTCCGATTCCCCCACCGCCCAGGCCGCGCCGGATGCGCGTGCGCAGTTTCTGAGCCTGCTCGCCACCAGCCTGCAACAAAATGCCCTGATCAAGCTGGTGCTGGCGCGCCATGTCGGCACTGAAGAAGCCTTGCAGCGGATCATCGCCAAACCCTTGAGCGTCAAGGGTCAGGCCTGCCTGTCGTTTGTGTACCGCTACCAGACCCGCGACATCACCCGCAACCTGCCCAATGACGAGGCCCTGGCGCTGGTCGCCGAGTTGCTGCCGGGTTCGTTCCGCAATGCCCACCTGCTGAGCCTGAGCGATGAAGCGCAATTGGAGTTCAGCAAGAAGGGCAAGCCGATGCTGCATCGCAGCGCCGTGCAGCAGGAGCGTCAGGTGCCTGCCGGCGAGCATGACCGGGAGAAAAAGCGTTACCTGGAGCTGAGCCGTCCGTTCCTGCATGACCTGGGCGTCACCGACAAGCAGCAGGCGTTGATCCCGGCGATGTCGCGCAAGTGGAAACAGATCAACAAGTTCATCGAAGTGTTTTCCCATGCCCTGAACGCGGCGCCGCTGGCCGCCGATCAACCCCTGCGGGTGGCCGACTTCGGCTCGGGCAAGGGCTACCTGACCTTCGCCATCCATGACTACCTGCGCAACACCCTGCAGCGTGAGGCGCAGGTGACGGGGGTCGAGTTGCGTCAGGACATGGTCGAGCTGTGTAATTCGGCGGCCAAGCGCCTGGAACATCCGGGGCTGGTGTTCGAGTGTGGCGATGTACGCAGCGTGGTGCCCAGCGCCATCGAGGTGATGATCGCCCTGCATGCCTGCGATATCGCCACCGACTACGCGATTCATACCGGCATCCGCTGTGGTGCGGCGATCATCATGTGCTCGCCGTGCTGCCATAAACAGATTCGTCCGCAGTTGCACAGCCCGGGCCTGCTCAAGCCGATGCTGCAGTATGGGCTGCACCTGGGGCAGCAGGCCGAGATGCTCACCGACAGCTTGCGTGCCTTGTACCTGGAAGCCTGTGGTTATGAGACCAAGGTGTTCGAGTTCATCTCGCTGGAGCACACCAACAAGAACAAGATGATCCTCGCGGTGAAGCGCCAGACGCCAGGGGATTCAACGGCGCTGCTGGAGAAGATTCAGCAGTTGAAGGAGTTTTACGGGGTCAAGGAGCATTGCCTGGAGACCCTGTTGCGCGCGGATGGCTTGATCGCAGCTTGA